One window of the Conexibacter sp. SYSU D00693 genome contains the following:
- a CDS encoding DUF5938 domain-containing protein — MSKPVVVYGASGYTGRLVCEYLREYRVPFIAAGRNEEKLQKAMASLPGVETADYEVRQVDHTVDALSELFDGASVVLNMVGPFIKYGDEVVQACSNAGAHYLDTTGEQVWVRHCDEVHGADFAEKGLLLSPGIAQMYTTGEIAANIALETPGLDTLDILVLWKGFPTIASTATIFATLTAPRYYLEHDEYVPWAPGFTAEAVVPFQHQTTLALDWSGTSHPVWFKHDPRVSSCKAMGGLYDRALMEGVVQTAGEVGAKAAEMTPEQAEEFLLKTAAEIQSDDPPRENTRINISMESVHASGPSGVVSVTLRGINNYKQTGLLQAYGAFACLRPGALKKTGFASGCQAFGHRELLGQLKAFGLVNEPRVVGDTW, encoded by the coding sequence ATGAGCAAGCCGGTCGTCGTCTACGGAGCCAGCGGCTACACAGGACGGCTCGTCTGCGAGTACCTGCGCGAGTACCGCGTCCCCTTCATCGCGGCGGGGCGCAACGAGGAGAAGCTGCAGAAGGCGATGGCGTCGCTGCCCGGCGTCGAGACCGCCGACTACGAGGTCCGGCAGGTCGACCACACCGTCGACGCGCTCAGCGAGCTGTTCGACGGCGCCTCGGTGGTGCTCAACATGGTCGGGCCGTTCATCAAGTACGGCGACGAGGTCGTCCAGGCGTGCTCCAACGCCGGCGCGCACTACCTCGACACGACGGGCGAGCAGGTGTGGGTCCGCCACTGCGACGAGGTCCACGGCGCCGACTTCGCCGAGAAGGGCCTGCTGCTCTCCCCGGGCATCGCGCAGATGTACACGACGGGCGAGATCGCGGCGAACATCGCGCTCGAGACGCCGGGCCTCGACACGCTCGACATCCTCGTGCTGTGGAAGGGCTTCCCGACGATCGCGTCGACGGCGACGATCTTCGCGACGCTCACCGCGCCGCGCTACTACCTCGAGCACGACGAGTACGTCCCGTGGGCGCCGGGCTTCACCGCCGAGGCGGTCGTCCCGTTCCAGCACCAGACGACGCTCGCGCTGGACTGGAGCGGCACGTCGCATCCCGTGTGGTTCAAGCACGACCCGCGCGTCTCGTCCTGCAAGGCGATGGGCGGCCTCTACGACCGCGCGCTGATGGAGGGCGTCGTGCAGACGGCGGGTGAGGTCGGCGCGAAGGCGGCGGAGATGACGCCCGAGCAGGCCGAGGAGTTCCTGCTCAAGACGGCCGCGGAGATCCAGTCCGACGACCCGCCGCGCGAGAACACGCGCATCAACATCTCGATGGAGTCGGTCCACGCGAGCGGTCCGTCGGGCGTCGTCTCCGTGACGCTGCGCGGCATCAACAACTACAAGCAGACCGGCCTGTTGCAGGCCTACGGCGCGTTCGCGTGCCTGCGGCCCGGCGCGCTGAAGAAGACCGGCTTCGCCTCGGGCTGCCAGGCCTTCGGCCACCGCGAGCTGCTCGGGCAGCTCAAGGCGTTCGGGCTCGTCAACGAGCCGCGCGTCGTCGGCGACACCTGGTAG
- a CDS encoding alkaline phosphatase encodes MPTTRRQALSAAVAFAATGTLPSTAVAAARRREPLLRRGTFGSGVASGLPAPQGATVWTRVGGLGDREAGKVRVELARDPDFRQTITRFTARAAPVRDHVVRVDVGRHLRPGERAWYRFSTATGSSPVGRLTVPRPADSREPVRIGFFSCQDFTHGTYAAHAGLAQEDLDLVVCLGDYVYERDGQGQVEGRDVRVSAGEDGQVETLAEYRALYRRYRSDPQLQAMHAAHPFLAIWDDHEAANDYDGEQGPARRVPFSQRRRNGYLAWFEWMPFAPLVDDRFRIFRTLSLGAHADLLLLDGRQHRDRARGTMLGDAQRTWLLEQLQTSRASWRIVANQTMCMANDLLPGRTNDTDGWDGFARERRTILETVKAKGVQDVVLATGDEHEFYAGTVSPTGRVDAPAVATEVVAGAISSSAEAPGADRAVAAGAIELQAVANPHWAYADGARQGYGVFEAREDALRVRLRGPREVTDARSPTVTHATLTIPRGTPRVLVD; translated from the coding sequence GTGCCCACGACCCGCCGCCAGGCCCTCAGCGCCGCCGTCGCCTTCGCCGCGACGGGCACCCTGCCGTCCACCGCGGTGGCGGCCGCCAGGCGCCGTGAGCCGCTCCTGCGCCGCGGCACCTTCGGGTCCGGCGTGGCCAGCGGCCTGCCGGCGCCCCAGGGCGCGACGGTGTGGACGCGCGTCGGCGGCCTGGGCGATCGCGAGGCGGGCAAGGTCCGCGTCGAGCTCGCCCGCGACCCCGACTTCCGCCAGACCATCACGCGCTTCACGGCCCGCGCGGCGCCGGTGCGCGACCACGTCGTGCGCGTCGACGTCGGCCGCCACCTCAGGCCCGGCGAGCGCGCCTGGTACCGGTTCTCGACCGCCACGGGGAGCTCGCCCGTCGGCCGCCTCACCGTGCCGCGTCCCGCCGACTCGCGCGAGCCCGTGCGCATCGGCTTCTTCTCCTGCCAGGACTTCACGCACGGCACCTACGCCGCGCACGCCGGCCTGGCGCAGGAGGACCTCGACCTCGTGGTCTGCCTCGGCGACTACGTCTACGAGCGCGACGGCCAGGGCCAGGTCGAGGGGCGCGACGTGCGCGTCAGCGCGGGGGAGGACGGCCAGGTCGAGACGCTCGCCGAGTACCGCGCGCTCTACCGCCGCTACCGCTCGGACCCCCAGCTGCAGGCGATGCACGCGGCCCACCCGTTCCTCGCGATCTGGGACGACCACGAGGCGGCCAACGACTACGACGGAGAGCAGGGGCCGGCGAGGCGCGTGCCGTTCAGCCAGCGCCGGCGCAACGGCTACCTCGCGTGGTTCGAGTGGATGCCCTTCGCGCCGCTCGTGGACGACCGCTTCCGGATCTTCCGCACCCTGTCCCTGGGCGCCCACGCCGACCTCCTGCTGCTCGACGGCCGCCAGCACCGCGACCGCGCGCGGGGGACCATGCTCGGCGACGCGCAGCGGACGTGGCTGCTCGAGCAGCTGCAGACGTCCAGGGCGTCGTGGCGGATCGTGGCCAACCAGACGATGTGCATGGCCAACGACCTGCTGCCGGGCCGCACGAACGACACCGACGGCTGGGACGGCTTCGCCCGCGAGCGCCGGACGATCCTCGAGACGGTGAAGGCCAAGGGCGTCCAGGACGTCGTCCTCGCCACGGGCGACGAGCACGAGTTCTACGCCGGGACGGTGTCGCCCACCGGGCGCGTCGACGCGCCGGCGGTGGCGACCGAGGTCGTGGCCGGCGCGATCTCGTCCTCGGCGGAGGCGCCGGGGGCCGACCGTGCGGTCGCCGCGGGCGCCATCGAGCTCCAGGCCGTCGCCAACCCGCACTGGGCCTACGCCGACGGCGCGCGCCAGGGCTACGGGGTCTTCGAGGCCCGCGAGGACGCGCTGCGCGTGCGCCTGCGCGGGCCGCGCGAGGTGACCGACGCGCGCAGCCCGACGGTGACCCACGCGACGCTGACGATCCCGCGCGGGACGCCGCGGGTGCTCGTCGACTGA
- a CDS encoding wax ester/triacylglycerol synthase family O-acyltransferase, with the protein MTGDRLSVLDNSFLELEQGPSHMHVGALLVFDGPPLDCADFLEHTRRRLHLVPRYRQKVLTPPMDLGRPMWVDDPCFNLDYHVRHTSLPRPGTQEQLTKLVARVFSQRLDRTKPLWEMWLVDGLEDDRFAIISKAHHALIDGMSGVDLISVLFDLTPDPPEAQQPEPWEPQPLPPTTRVVAEGAREVALGPARLARRALRSVREPARAVEGALGISQLLGPPVVSPAPRSPMNTSIGPHRRVRWVPVELDAVKQVKDELGGTVNDVVVTAVAGAVRRWLLHRGAPADRELRAMVPVSVRTEDQRHTLGNRVAAMRAPLPVHVEHPVARLEAVRSAMTGLKESKQAVGAEALTGLQDFAPPTLLAQAARINFSTRLFNVIVTNVPGPQFPLYVLGRRMAEIVPFAFLPKDHALAFAVMSYHGGLRFGLLGDYDALDDLDVVAAALEASLAELIEAAGGSPPRSGRFDRAAAESRRAVR; encoded by the coding sequence ATGACCGGTGACCGCCTCTCCGTCCTGGACAACTCCTTCCTGGAGCTCGAGCAGGGGCCGTCGCACATGCACGTCGGCGCGCTGCTGGTCTTCGACGGCCCGCCCCTGGACTGCGCCGACTTCCTCGAGCACACCCGCCGGCGCCTGCACCTCGTCCCGCGCTACCGCCAGAAGGTCCTCACGCCGCCGATGGACCTCGGGCGGCCGATGTGGGTGGACGACCCGTGCTTCAACCTCGACTACCACGTCCGCCACACCTCGCTGCCGCGGCCCGGCACGCAGGAGCAGCTGACCAAGCTCGTGGCGCGCGTGTTCTCCCAGCGCCTGGACCGCACCAAGCCGCTGTGGGAGATGTGGCTCGTCGACGGTCTCGAGGACGATCGCTTCGCGATCATCAGCAAGGCCCACCACGCCCTCATCGACGGGATGTCGGGCGTGGACCTCATCTCCGTGCTGTTCGACCTCACGCCGGACCCGCCCGAAGCGCAGCAGCCCGAGCCCTGGGAGCCCCAGCCGCTCCCGCCGACCACCCGCGTCGTCGCCGAAGGGGCGCGGGAGGTGGCGCTGGGGCCGGCGCGGCTGGCGCGCCGGGCCCTGCGGTCGGTGCGCGAGCCGGCCAGGGCGGTCGAGGGCGCGCTGGGCATCAGCCAGCTGCTGGGACCGCCGGTCGTCAGCCCCGCGCCGCGCAGCCCGATGAACACCTCGATCGGCCCGCACCGCCGGGTGCGCTGGGTGCCGGTCGAGCTCGACGCGGTCAAGCAGGTCAAGGACGAGCTGGGCGGGACCGTCAACGACGTCGTCGTGACGGCGGTGGCCGGCGCGGTGCGCCGCTGGCTGCTGCACCGCGGCGCGCCGGCCGACCGCGAGCTGCGGGCCATGGTGCCCGTCTCCGTGCGCACGGAGGACCAGCGCCACACGCTGGGCAACCGCGTCGCCGCCATGCGCGCGCCGCTGCCGGTGCACGTCGAGCACCCCGTGGCACGGCTGGAGGCGGTGCGCTCCGCGATGACCGGGCTCAAGGAGTCCAAGCAGGCGGTGGGGGCCGAGGCCCTGACGGGGTTGCAGGACTTCGCGCCGCCGACCCTCCTGGCCCAGGCGGCGCGGATCAACTTCAGCACCCGCCTGTTCAACGTCATCGTGACGAACGTCCCGGGGCCGCAGTTCCCGCTCTACGTGCTGGGGCGCCGCATGGCCGAGATCGTGCCGTTCGCCTTCCTGCCCAAGGACCACGCCCTCGCGTTCGCGGTCATGAGCTACCACGGCGGCCTGCGCTTCGGGCTGCTCGGCGACTACGACGCCCTGGACGACCTCGACGTCGTGGCGGCCGCGCTGGAGGCGTCGCTGGCCGAGCTGATCGAGGCGGCAGGGGGCTCCCCGCCCCGCAGCGGACGCTTCGACCGTGCCGCCGCCGAGTCGCGGAGGGCCGTGCGATGA
- a CDS encoding NAD-dependent epimerase/dehydratase family protein, which yields MSPQTQAGQRFTREAARDTLTVAVTGPTGDVGRSLLAALERTPEVGRVIGMARRPFDPAAHGWTKTEYRQGDVLDAASVRELVRDADVVVHLAFLIFGDREETRQVNLRGTRIVFEEAVAAGVRRLVYTSSVAAYGFRKGRSPRLTEDLHPEGTGDFYYSAQKAELEALIEDVVGASDTEAYVFRPCIVAGCDALLLLDEVVRQFQVGGRLDATRALLRRVPVLRPAIPDNGVPFQLVHHDDVAGALAAAIAGRGEPGVYNLAAQGELTMRDVARELGWWAVPVPDLAVDAASQVIRRLRFLPTGLAWVHALRVPSIMETAKARQQLGWTPRHDAHETLRQTVACAREQGVVD from the coding sequence ATGAGCCCGCAGACGCAGGCCGGCCAGCGGTTCACGCGCGAGGCCGCCCGCGACACCCTGACCGTCGCCGTCACCGGGCCCACCGGCGACGTCGGCCGCTCGCTGCTGGCCGCGCTGGAACGCACGCCCGAGGTGGGGCGGGTGATCGGCATGGCGCGCCGCCCGTTCGACCCCGCGGCCCACGGCTGGACGAAGACCGAGTACCGCCAGGGCGACGTCCTCGACGCCGCGTCGGTGCGCGAGCTCGTCCGCGACGCCGACGTCGTCGTCCACCTGGCGTTCCTGATCTTCGGCGACCGCGAGGAGACGCGGCAGGTGAACCTCCGCGGCACGCGCATCGTCTTCGAGGAGGCGGTGGCCGCGGGTGTGCGGCGGCTGGTCTACACCTCGTCCGTCGCCGCCTACGGCTTTCGCAAGGGACGCTCGCCGCGGCTGACCGAGGACCTGCACCCGGAGGGCACGGGCGACTTCTACTACTCGGCGCAGAAGGCCGAGCTCGAGGCGCTCATCGAGGACGTGGTGGGCGCCAGCGACACCGAGGCCTACGTCTTCCGCCCGTGCATCGTGGCCGGCTGCGACGCGCTCCTGCTCCTCGACGAGGTGGTCCGCCAGTTCCAGGTCGGCGGCCGCCTCGACGCCACGCGTGCGCTCCTGCGGCGTGTGCCGGTGCTGCGTCCGGCGATCCCCGACAACGGCGTGCCCTTCCAGCTGGTGCACCACGACGACGTGGCCGGCGCCCTGGCGGCGGCGATCGCCGGGCGCGGCGAGCCGGGCGTCTACAACCTCGCCGCCCAGGGCGAGCTCACGATGCGCGACGTCGCGCGGGAGCTGGGCTGGTGGGCGGTGCCCGTGCCCGACCTCGCGGTCGACGCGGCCTCGCAGGTCATCCGGCGGCTGCGCTTCCTGCCGACGGGCCTGGCCTGGGTCCACGCGCTGCGCGTGCCGTCGATCATGGAGACGGCCAAGGCCCGGCAGCAGCTCGGGTGGACGCCGCGCCACGACGCCCACGAGACGCTGCGCCAGACCGTCGCCTGCGCGCGCGAGCAGGGCGTCGTGGACTGA
- a CDS encoding acyl-CoA carboxylase subunit beta — translation MAAPDPPDDLAELLRRRALTEDAARPEAVARRHAAGGRTARENVEDLVDAGTWVEYGRFAVAAQRRRRPVEELVERTPADGMLAGTAQVDGHPTAVLAYDYTVLAGTQGALGHLKKDRLFELIDRMRLPVVFFAEGGGGRPGDTDFPVVSSLHVRAFALWASLSGKVPRVAIVKGRCFAGNAVIAGCADLIVATEDASIGMGGPAMIAGGGLGDVHPDEVGPIAMQEPNGVVDVVVADEAEAVALARQLLTYFRGPAEAWTAPDQEALRRALPQSARRAYDVVPVIRGLADEDSVLVLRPRFAPELVTAFARLEGRPVGVIANNTLHLAGTLTADASDKAARFLQLCDAFGIPVLSLVDTPGFMVGPKHEATALVRHASRLLVAAAALTVPLVAVVLRRGYGLGAQAMTGGSLHEPLLTVAWPGAHLGPMGLEGAVRLALRKELEAIEDEAEREQRVRDVTAAAQENAKAINAAQLFELDDVIDPAETRGVIAATLAAAGAPRPSGRVVDTW, via the coding sequence ATGGCCGCGCCCGACCCGCCTGACGACCTCGCCGAACTGCTGCGCCGCCGGGCGCTGACCGAGGACGCGGCGCGCCCCGAGGCGGTGGCCAGGCGCCACGCCGCCGGCGGGCGCACCGCACGCGAGAACGTCGAGGACCTGGTCGACGCCGGGACGTGGGTGGAGTACGGGCGCTTCGCGGTCGCCGCGCAGCGCCGGCGCCGCCCCGTCGAGGAGCTCGTCGAGCGCACGCCGGCCGACGGGATGCTCGCCGGCACCGCCCAGGTCGACGGCCACCCGACGGCGGTGCTCGCCTACGACTACACCGTCCTGGCCGGCACCCAGGGCGCGCTCGGCCACCTCAAGAAGGACCGGCTGTTCGAGCTCATCGACCGGATGCGCCTGCCGGTCGTGTTCTTCGCCGAGGGCGGCGGCGGGCGGCCGGGCGACACGGACTTCCCGGTCGTCTCGTCGCTGCACGTCCGCGCCTTCGCGCTGTGGGCGTCGCTGTCGGGCAAGGTCCCGCGCGTCGCGATCGTCAAGGGCCGCTGCTTCGCGGGCAACGCGGTGATCGCCGGCTGCGCGGACCTCATCGTCGCCACCGAGGACGCGTCGATCGGCATGGGCGGCCCGGCGATGATCGCCGGCGGCGGCCTGGGCGACGTCCACCCCGACGAGGTCGGGCCGATCGCCATGCAGGAGCCCAACGGGGTCGTCGACGTCGTCGTGGCCGACGAGGCCGAGGCGGTCGCCCTGGCCAGGCAGTTGCTCACCTACTTCCGCGGTCCGGCCGAGGCGTGGACGGCGCCCGACCAGGAGGCGCTGCGCCGCGCGCTGCCGCAGAGCGCCCGGCGCGCCTACGACGTCGTGCCGGTCATCCGCGGCCTGGCCGACGAGGACTCGGTGCTGGTGCTGCGCCCGCGCTTCGCGCCCGAGCTCGTGACGGCGTTCGCGCGCCTCGAGGGCCGGCCGGTCGGCGTCATCGCCAACAACACGCTGCACCTCGCGGGCACGCTCACCGCCGACGCCTCCGACAAGGCCGCGCGCTTCCTCCAGCTCTGTGACGCGTTCGGCATCCCGGTGCTCTCGCTGGTGGACACGCCCGGCTTCATGGTCGGCCCGAAGCACGAGGCGACGGCGCTCGTCCGCCATGCCTCGCGGCTGCTCGTCGCGGCCGCCGCGCTGACCGTCCCGCTGGTCGCCGTGGTGCTGCGCCGCGGCTACGGCCTGGGCGCGCAGGCGATGACCGGCGGCAGCCTCCACGAGCCACTGCTCACCGTCGCCTGGCCGGGCGCGCACCTGGGGCCGATGGGCCTGGAGGGCGCGGTGCGCCTGGCGCTGCGCAAGGAGCTCGAGGCCATCGAGGACGAGGCCGAGCGCGAGCAGCGCGTGCGCGACGTGACGGCCGCCGCGCAGGAGAACGCGAAGGCGATCAACGCCGCGCAGCTCTTCGAGCTCGACGACGTGATCGACCCGGCCGAGACGCGCGGGGTCATCGCGGCGACGCTGGCGGCCGCGGGGGCGCCGCGGCCCAGCGGCCGCGTCGTCGACACCTGGTGA
- a CDS encoding cytochrome P450, translated as MAVMDRSRHVATVTRAFAEGIALDTRAAARTRVARLRGQGPGAGAPLTHADPLAGAVLADPEPWFRELHRRAPVHYCPPRDLFVVNGFDEVRAGARAHDVLSSGHGIMCVRAPVPMLVAMDRPDHSRLRRILASDFTKARMDLLRPRIEELATAAVQRVLDGGAAGADAYRALAAPIPLDVIAAILGVPDADRASLHRWSDAAVTGFSLTPGPAGLRDVLSVVKDGSEMFEHFEREIERRRAQPGDDALSRLVAFDDDQGRLTTDELLWFTLLLLVGGNETTTSLLMGLLLAFARDPDAYGRLRSDPDALIPKAIEEGLRWSTPIPGFFRTANADYETGGVTIPAGARVMLSFGAANRDPSTFEEPERFVLEREVKEHLAFGSGIHFCLGSHLARLETRIVLETLVERVARVELLDEPRWRLNPSLRGIEAMRVRFVPA; from the coding sequence ATGGCCGTCATGGACCGCAGCCGGCACGTCGCCACGGTCACCCGCGCGTTCGCCGAGGGCATCGCGCTCGACACCCGTGCCGCCGCGCGCACCCGGGTCGCGCGCCTGCGCGGCCAGGGCCCCGGCGCCGGCGCGCCGCTGACCCACGCCGACCCGCTCGCCGGAGCGGTGCTCGCCGACCCCGAGCCCTGGTTCCGCGAGCTGCACCGCCGCGCGCCCGTGCACTACTGCCCGCCGCGCGACCTCTTCGTCGTCAACGGCTTCGACGAGGTCCGCGCCGGCGCCCGCGCCCACGACGTGCTCTCGAGCGGCCACGGGATCATGTGCGTCCGCGCGCCCGTCCCGATGCTCGTCGCGATGGACCGGCCAGACCACTCGCGCCTGCGTCGCATCCTCGCCAGCGACTTCACCAAGGCCAGGATGGACCTGCTGCGCCCGCGCATCGAGGAGCTCGCGACCGCCGCGGTCCAGCGCGTCCTCGACGGCGGCGCCGCGGGGGCCGACGCCTACCGGGCGCTCGCGGCGCCGATCCCGCTCGACGTCATCGCCGCGATCCTCGGCGTGCCCGACGCCGACCGGGCGTCCCTGCACCGCTGGTCCGACGCCGCGGTCACCGGCTTCTCGCTCACCCCGGGTCCGGCCGGCCTGCGCGACGTGCTCAGCGTCGTCAAGGACGGCTCGGAGATGTTCGAGCACTTCGAGCGCGAGATCGAACGTCGCCGCGCGCAGCCCGGCGACGACGCGCTCAGCCGCCTCGTGGCCTTCGACGACGACCAGGGCCGGCTGACCACCGACGAGCTGCTCTGGTTCACGCTCCTGCTGCTCGTCGGCGGCAACGAGACGACGACGTCCCTCCTCATGGGCCTGCTGCTCGCCTTCGCCCGCGACCCCGACGCCTACGGGCGCCTCAGGTCCGACCCCGACGCGCTCATCCCCAAGGCGATCGAGGAGGGCCTGCGCTGGTCGACGCCCATCCCCGGCTTCTTCCGCACCGCCAACGCCGACTACGAGACCGGTGGCGTGACGATCCCGGCGGGCGCCCGCGTGATGCTGAGCTTCGGCGCCGCCAACCGCGACCCGTCGACGTTCGAGGAGCCCGAGCGCTTCGTCCTCGAGCGCGAGGTCAAGGAGCACCTCGCCTTCGGCAGCGGCATCCACTTCTGCCTGGGCTCCCACCTCGCGCGCCTCGAGACGCGGATCGTCCTCGAGACCCTGGTCGAGCGCGTCGCCCGCGTCGAGCTCCTCGACGAGCCGCGCTGGCGGCTCAACCCCTCGCTGCGGGGGATCGAGGCCATGCGGGTGCGCTTCGTCCCCGCCTGA
- a CDS encoding AraC family transcriptional regulator yields MVALSETAPRSPAGTRLLVALAGEHGVDAAVVLAGTGLDAAVLAEPDAVLDHRQELRALANAVRALGDPPGLGAQLGRRFSLANHGDLGFAVMTQATAREGLAVAVRFFGLSDALVGMRPRAEDDGDAVLELDASGVPPELRAFVVERDVGVMTAVVDQALPGAALEVTLTLDRARVAAVRRCAPGHVVAAGPVDAVRVPAAALERPMPNADVSAARRFVERLEEQVRRVAAGGALAPRVQRALVAALPVRRTAPQVAAELHVAPRTLRRRLQAEGTSFQALADAVLADHAQALLREGLPVALVAERLGYAETAAFTRAFRRWTGSSPRAWARHTAGV; encoded by the coding sequence GTGGTGGCCCTGTCCGAGACCGCACCGCGCAGCCCGGCCGGGACCCGGCTGCTCGTGGCGCTCGCGGGCGAGCACGGCGTCGACGCGGCGGTCGTCCTCGCGGGGACCGGGCTCGACGCGGCCGTCCTCGCCGAGCCGGACGCGGTCCTCGACCACCGCCAGGAGCTGCGCGCGCTGGCCAATGCCGTCCGCGCGCTGGGGGACCCGCCGGGCCTGGGCGCGCAGCTCGGCCGGCGCTTCTCGCTGGCCAACCACGGCGACCTCGGCTTCGCGGTGATGACGCAGGCGACGGCCCGCGAGGGGCTGGCGGTCGCGGTGCGCTTCTTCGGGCTGAGCGACGCGCTGGTGGGGATGCGCCCACGAGCAGAGGACGACGGCGACGCGGTGCTCGAGCTCGACGCGTCCGGGGTGCCGCCCGAGCTGCGGGCCTTCGTCGTCGAGCGCGACGTCGGGGTCATGACGGCCGTGGTCGACCAGGCGCTGCCGGGCGCGGCGCTCGAGGTGACGCTGACGCTCGACCGCGCGCGGGTCGCGGCGGTTCGCCGGTGCGCCCCGGGGCACGTCGTGGCGGCCGGCCCCGTCGACGCCGTCCGCGTCCCGGCCGCGGCGCTGGAGCGGCCGATGCCCAACGCCGACGTCAGCGCCGCCCGGCGCTTCGTCGAGCGCTTGGAGGAGCAGGTCCGCCGGGTCGCCGCGGGCGGCGCGCTGGCGCCACGGGTGCAGCGGGCGCTGGTCGCCGCGCTGCCGGTCCGGCGCACCGCGCCGCAGGTCGCCGCCGAGCTCCACGTCGCCCCCCGCACCCTGCGCCGCCGCCTCCAGGCCGAGGGCACGAGCTTCCAGGCGCTGGCCGACGCCGTCCTCGCCGACCACGCCCAGGCGCTCCTGCGCGAAGGCCTCCCCGTCGCGCTGGTCGCCGAGCGCCTCGGCTACGCCGAGACCGCCGCCTTCACCCGCGCCTTCCGCCGCTGGACCGGCTCCAGCCCCCGCGCCTGGGCCCGCCACACCGCAGGTGTCTGA